Within the Verrucomicrobiota bacterium genome, the region CTTTATCCGGTGCTCCAAGAGCAAACACCTGTTCGTATGGACCTCTCGCACAGTGCGTGGAGCGACATTTTCTTTTTGGGCATGGATTTCCCCCAAGGGGCGAAAGTGCTTAATATCTCGATCGACCTCGGTGTCCATGGCCGGGATAAGGCCCCGCGCCCCCCGGTCGAGGCTTATCTCCGGGTCATTGATAAACCTGTCCTGCGCCTGACGAGTATCGACCTCGGGGCCACAGCGGAGATCAGTGACATAAATGAAGTCTTTGACTTTGCCCGGGATTACCTCGGGTTACTCAAGGCTGCGGTCATCGCCTCGGGCTTGATTCCTTCCGGCCTTGAGGGGTCAAATGTTTCCTTGGCTGATCTCTTTGGCCAAATGATCGCGCCCGGCCACGGCCTCGAAATCGTCAGTAACGTGAATAATATCCCGAAAGGCTCACGTCTGGCCGTCTCGACTAATCTCCTCGCCGCCCTCATCTCGGCCTGTATGCGGGCGACCGGCCAAGCACGTCATCTCACGGGCGAACTCTCCGACGAGGAACGCCGGATCGTCGTGGCCCGAGCAATCCTCGGGGAATGGATCGGTGGCTCCGGGGGCGGCTGGCAGGACTCCGGAGGCCTTTTCCCCGGTATCAAACTTATTACGGGTGAGGACAGTGCCGAGGGTGACCCTGAATACGGGATTAGCCGCGGACGACTCATGCCCAAACACCATATCCTCGGGCAGGAAGCCGCCAGTGACATCACACGCCGCAAATTGCAAGACAGCCTCGTCCTCGTCCACGGTGGCATGGCGCAAAATGTCGGCCCGATCCTCGAGATGGTCACGGAAAAGTATCTCCTCCGCTTGAAGGAAGAATGGACCGGACGCCAGGAAGCCATCGCTATCATGGATACGATCCTCGATGCCCTCAGGACGGGGGATATTAATAAAGTCGGCGAGACCACCACTCATAACTTTTTTGGTCCCCTACAAAAAATCATCCCTTGGGCCAGTAATGCTTATACGGAAACCCTCATTGAAAAAGTCAAAAGGGAATTCACCTCAGACTTCAAAGGATTCTGGATGCTCGGCGGGATGGCTGGGGGCGGGATGGGTTTTATTTTTTCTCCTGAACGTAAGGCCGAAGCGCAAATTGCCCTGCAAAAAATCATGCAGGAAACCAAAGAGGAATTCGAAACATCCCTCCCCTTCGCCATGGATCCGGTCGTCTATGACTTTGCCATTAACTCCCACGGCACCTACGCCACTTTGCTCACGGGTGCATCCTCACAGTTACCCGGCTTGGCCCAAAAAACCGAGGCAAAAAATATCGCTAGTGCCGCTGATAATCAAAGGGCCCTGGAGAAATTATTAAAAGAAAATGGATTTGACCCCGAGCTGCATGAGCAGATCAGGAAGGATTTAAAATCCGGACAAATCGGTCTTTCCCATAACCGCCTGCCAGCAGACACAGTCATTGAGGATGTCTGCGATGAAGATATCGACGATGCCCGCGGACAAATCGCGCCCGAGATCATCGCCCTCGGTGAGCAAGCCCTGCGTGCGGGTGAAGTCGCCGTCATTTCCCTCGCCGCCGGAGTCGGCAGCCGCTGGACCCAAGGGTCCGGGGTCGTCAAAGGCCTCCATCCCTATTGCAAATTCCACGCACGCCACCGCACTTTTATCGAAACCCATCTGGCCAAAAGCCGGAAGACCTCCGCGCAATTTGCGTGTGACATTCCCCATATTATTAGTACCAGCTACCTGACCCACGGGGCGATTGCCCGTTTTCTCGAACGGCAGAAAAATTACGGTTACCCCGGCCCGTTACTCCTGTCTGAAGGCCGCAATATCGGCTTACGCATGATCCCGACGGAGCACGACCTGCGTTTCGCCTGGGAAGAAACCAGTCATCAGGTATTAGATGTACAAA harbors:
- a CDS encoding UTP--glucose-1-phosphate uridylyltransferase; translated protein: TLVDIISSQDETVRNSSLEDFSKTASLDLLLAASAELESFRKSSPNLYEKVRALMFQHALFRYFAPHKLAKKTEGLVPHEGYEKLLNRRFEEAISFFRNTMADTGETDAVFSALAAAYHGLAFQTLADQVRRSVKSVRGNQWMFRIGHPLDQPLRFQGKLLERDSASGLYPVLQEQTPVRMDLSHSAWSDIFFLGMDFPQGAKVLNISIDLGVHGRDKAPRPPVEAYLRVIDKPVLRLTSIDLGATAEISDINEVFDFARDYLGLLKAAVIASGLIPSGLEGSNVSLADLFGQMIAPGHGLEIVSNVNNIPKGSRLAVSTNLLAALISACMRATGQARHLTGELSDEERRIVVARAILGEWIGGSGGGWQDSGGLFPGIKLITGEDSAEGDPEYGISRGRLMPKHHILGQEAASDITRRKLQDSLVLVHGGMAQNVGPILEMVTEKYLLRLKEEWTGRQEAIAIMDTILDALRTGDINKVGETTTHNFFGPLQKIIPWASNAYTETLIEKVKREFTSDFKGFWMLGGMAGGGMGFIFSPERKAEAQIALQKIMQETKEEFETSLPFAMDPVVYDFAINSHGTYATLLTGASSQLPGLAQKTEAKNIASAADNQRALEKLLKENGFDPELHEQIRKDLKSGQIGLSHNRLPADTVIEDVCDEDIDDARGQIAPEIIALGEQALRAGEVAVISLAAGVGSRWTQGSGVVKGLHPYCKFHARHRTFIETHLAKSRKTSAQFACDIPHIISTSYLTHGAIARFLERQKNYGYPGPLLLSEGRNIGLRMIPTEHDLRFAWEETSHQVLDVQKQKVRESLNAALINWAKTTGETKDYTDNLPAQCLHPVGHWFEIPNLLRNGTLHKLLAQRPQLKTLMLHNIDTLGANCDAGLIGLHRKRGSALTFEVISRRIDDRGGGLARVNGQVRLVEGLALPNEEAEFHLRYYNSMTTWIEIDPLLAAFGLNRQDLTNESKVSKAIRDFSARMPSYISLKDVKKRWGQGQEDVFPVTQFEKLWGDMSSLPDLKNGFVVVPRFRGQQLKDQAQLDGWLRDGSAAYVDSLCQWG